In the genome of Limnobaculum zhutongyuii, one region contains:
- the mepM gene encoding murein DD-endopeptidase MepM: protein MLQVVRTIALFYNNLPRPHKFTFGALLFLTWSMLVWQAAVYKPITESPLPLPTTTATDGSISTDADDAEPMDQPTPDDEIPKDELDETTGDASTPNEYVVSNGDTLGSILTQFGMDASDIYLLANKNSALANLKIGQQLNWVLDDEGTLQSLTWVVSRRETRVYDRAENGFKETINTLKGEWKNAVVTGKMDGSFLVSARAAGLTNSEIRAVTKALQWQLDFRKLRNGDRFSVLLSREVLDGKNEQSQLIGVRMQSSGKDYYAIRSGDGKFYDREGSGLAKGFLRYPTPKQYKVTSSFNPRRLHPITGRVAPHKGVDFSMPIGSPVLAVGDGEVVVAKFSGAAGNYVAIRHGRQYSTRYMHLNKILVKPGQKVKRGDRIALSGNTGRSTGPHLHYELWVNELAVNPLTATLPRSDSLIGKDRSEYLAQVKEVVPQLHL, encoded by the coding sequence GTGCTCCAAGTCGTTAGAACCATTGCGCTGTTTTATAATAATTTACCCCGGCCTCACAAGTTTACCTTTGGGGCCCTTCTGTTTCTCACCTGGAGTATGTTGGTTTGGCAGGCGGCAGTATATAAACCGATAACGGAATCGCCGCTTCCATTACCTACAACTACCGCAACCGATGGCAGCATTTCAACCGATGCTGATGATGCTGAACCTATGGATCAGCCAACACCTGACGATGAAATTCCGAAGGATGAGTTGGATGAAACAACCGGCGATGCATCAACACCGAACGAGTATGTCGTTTCTAACGGTGATACTCTGGGTAGTATTCTGACTCAGTTTGGTATGGATGCGTCTGACATCTATTTACTGGCAAATAAGAACAGTGCGTTAGCTAATCTGAAAATTGGTCAGCAATTGAACTGGGTGCTGGATGATGAGGGTACTCTGCAATCGTTGACCTGGGTAGTTTCTCGTCGGGAAACACGTGTTTATGACCGCGCTGAGAACGGTTTTAAAGAAACGATTAATACCTTAAAAGGTGAGTGGAAGAACGCAGTCGTAACCGGAAAAATGGATGGTAGCTTTCTGGTCAGTGCCAGAGCCGCAGGTTTAACTAACTCAGAAATTCGAGCTGTCACCAAAGCGCTTCAATGGCAACTGGATTTCCGTAAGTTACGCAATGGCGATCGTTTCTCGGTATTGCTTTCCAGAGAAGTGCTGGATGGTAAAAATGAGCAGAGCCAGTTGATTGGCGTAAGAATGCAAAGTTCCGGTAAAGATTATTATGCTATTCGTTCCGGCGACGGTAAATTCTACGATCGTGAAGGTTCTGGTTTAGCAAAAGGTTTCCTGCGTTACCCAACGCCAAAGCAATATAAAGTGACATCATCGTTTAACCCACGTCGTTTGCATCCAATTACCGGTCGTGTAGCACCGCATAAAGGGGTCGACTTCTCTATGCCGATTGGTTCTCCAGTTCTGGCGGTTGGTGATGGTGAAGTGGTGGTTGCTAAATTCAGTGGTGCGGCAGGTAACTATGTGGCAATTCGCCATGGTCGCCAGTACAGCACTCGCTATATGCACCTGAATAAGATTTTGGTGAAGCCGGGGCAGAAAGTTAAACGAGGCGATCGCATTGCATTATCCGGCAATACCGGTCGCTCCACCGGGCCTCATCTGCATTATGAACTGTGGGTTAACGAGCTGGCAGTGAACCCATTAACCGCAACGCTTCCACGTTCCGACTCGCTGATTGGTAAGGATCGTTCAGAATACCTTGCCCAGGTTAAAGAAGTAGTTCCACAACTTCATCTCTGA